A genomic segment from Fundulus heteroclitus isolate FHET01 chromosome 6, MU-UCD_Fhet_4.1, whole genome shotgun sequence encodes:
- the chmp5a gene encoding charged multivesicular body protein 5 has protein sequence MNRIFGRGKPKAPPPNLSDCISTVDARAESIEKKIGRLDAELLKYKDQLKKMRDGPSKNMVKQKAMRVLKQKRMYEGQREQLAQQSFNMEQANYTIQTLKDTKTTVEAMKIGAKEMKRAYKDVKLDQIDDLQDQLEDMMEEAGEVQESLSRSYGTPDIDEEDLEAELDALGDELLLDDDSSYLDEASAAPSIPEGIPSDSKTNKDGVLVDEFGLPQIPAT, from the exons aTGAACAGAATATTCGGCCGCGGGAAGCCCAAAGCGCCTCCTCCGAACCTGTCGGACTGCATCAGCACC GTGGATGCCAGGGCAGAGTCCATTGAAAAGAAAATCGGAAGGCTCGATGCCGAGCTGCTGAAGTACAAAGATCAGCTGAAGAAGATGAGAGATGGGCCCTCGAAG AACATGGTGAAGCAGAAGGCCATGAGAGTCCTGAAGCAGAAGAGAAT gtatGAAGGTCAGAGGGAGCAGTTGGCCCAGCAGTCATTCAATATGGAGCAAGCAAACTACACAATCCAGACCCTGAAGGACACAAAGACTACA GTGGAGGCAATGAAGATCGGCGCAAAGGAAATGAAAAGAGCCTACAAGGACGTCAAGCTTGATCAGATTGAC GATTTACAAGACCAGCTGGAAGACATGATGGAGGAGGCCGGCGAGGTACAGGAGTCCCTGAGCCGCAGCTACGGCACCCCAGACATCGACGAAGAGGATCTTGAAGCAG AGCTGGATGCCCTGGGggatgagctgctgctggacgaCGACTCCTCCTACTTGGACGAAGCGTCGGCCGCTCCGTCTATCCCGGAAGGAATCCCCAGCGACAGCAAGACGAACAAG GACGGGGTTCTGGTGGACGAATTCGGCCTGCCTCAGATTCCTGCCACATAA
- the bag1 gene encoding BAG family molecular chaperone regulator 1, with the protein MSEQTITVTVAYGSAKHSITLTSQEDGTGPTVKDLSDALSEATGVPPASQKLIFKGKSLKDMEVSLSSCGVKKGCKLMMIGKRNSPEEEAELKKLKEIEKSVEQTAKKLESVDGELTGLKNGFLAKDLQAEALSNLDHRVKIAAEQFMKILEQIDAMNVPENFTDCRTKKKSLVKTVQDFLAQCDRIEACISDHLSKIQSKNLALAE; encoded by the exons ATGTCAGAGCAAACAATAACCGTGACAGTCGCTTACG GATCAGCTAAGCACAGCATCACGCTAACAAGCCAAGAGGATGGAACGGGACCCACTGTTAAAGACTTGTCGGATGCTCTTAGCGAAGCGACTGGTGTCCCACCCGCCTCGCAGAAACTCATCTTCAAAG GAAAGTCCCTGAAGGACATGGAAGTGAGTCTCTCCAGCTGTGGGGTAAAAAAAGGCTGCAAACTCATGATGATTGGAAAGCGG AACAGCCCAGAGGAAGAGGCCGAGCTAAAGAAGCTGAAAGAGATCGAAAAGTCTGTCGAGCAGACGGCTAAAAAGCTGGAGTCGGTAGATGGGGAATTAACTGGATTAAAGAAC GGCTTCCTCGCAAAAGACCTCCAGGCAGAAGCGCTGAGTAACCTAGATCACAGAGTAAAAATAGCCGCTGAGCAGTTCATGAAAATCCTGGAGCAGATAGATGCCATG AACGTGCCGGAAAATTTTACCGACTGCAGAACGAAGAAAAAGAGTcttgtaaaaacagtccag GATTTCCTCGCCCAGTGCGACAGGATCGAGGCTTGCATATCAGACCACCTGTCAAAGATCCAGTCCAAAAACCTGGCTCTGGCCGAGTAG
- the myl12.2 gene encoding myosin, light chain 12, genome duplicate 2, translating into MSSKRAKGKNTKKRPQRATSNVFAMFDQSQIQEFKEAFNMIDQNRDGFIDKEDLHDMLASLGKNPTDEYLEAMMNEAPGPINFTMFLTMFGEKLNGTDPEDVIRNAFACFDEEGTGAIQEEFLRELLTTMGDRFTDEEVDELFREAPIDKKGNFNYVAFTRILKHGAKDRDD; encoded by the exons ATGTCGAGTAAAAGGGCGAAGGGGAAGAACACCAAGAAGCGTCCCCAGCGGGCCACCTCCAACGTGTTCGCCATGTTCGATCAGTCCCAGATCCAGGAGTTCAAAGAGGCCTTCAACATGATCGACCAAAACAGAGACGGCTTCATCGACAAAGAAGACCTCCACGACATGCTCGCCTCCTTAG GTAAAAATCCGACCGACGAGTACCTGGAGGCCATGATGAACGAAGCCCCCGGCCCGATCAACTTCACCATGTTCCTGACCATGTTCGGGGAGAAGCTGAACGGCACCGACCCGGAGGACGTGATCCGCAACGCTTTCGCCTGCTTCGACGAAGAGGGCACAG GCGCCATCCAGGAGGAGTTCCTGCGGGAGCTGCTCACGACCATGGGCGACAGGTTCACGGACGAGGAGGTGGACGAGCTCTTCCGCGAGGCGCCCATCGACAAGAAGGGCAACTTCAACTACGTGGCGTTCACGCGCATCTTAAAACACGGCGCCAAGGACAGGGACGACTAG